The following proteins are encoded in a genomic region of Colletotrichum higginsianum IMI 349063 chromosome 9, whole genome shotgun sequence:
- a CDS encoding glucan endo-1,3-alpha-glucosidase agn1: MLVQVEGDPAEFAEDKVFFTALLSQFVLSRARIRKDGGEWTKMAWPVTLYGGVGLYHVFVSFNSRTGMVGVENNLVGDRDIIIAVVTGPPIMTDCEHGIVTVNPGSAGPGLPALSTPAQSCPSRI; the protein is encoded by the exons ATGTTAG TCCAGGTGGAAGGGGACCCGGCCGAATTCGCTGAGGATAAGGTCTTTTTCACGGCTCTGCTCTCCCAGTTTGTCTTGTCCCGGGCCAGGATCAGGAAAGACGGCGGGGAGTGGACGAAGATGGCGTGGCCGGTGACTCTgtacggcggcgtcggcctctACCATGTCTTCGTCTCTTTCAACAGCAGGACAGGCATGGTAGGGGTGGAAAACAACCTGGTCGGCGACAGGGACATCATCATTGCAGTCGTCACGGGCCCACCCATTATGACGGACTGCGAACACGGCATCGTCACTGTAAACCCTGGGTCGGCGGGGCCTGGTCTTCCCGCTCTGTCAACGCCAGCCCAAAGCTGTCCCTCACGGATATGA
- a CDS encoding Small secreted protein encodes MKFSLILTSLAAVASAAPGNIVQKRARVFTDKTFDELSISGGKAGTAKADAEAKLAGLPKDPAQLALVDKLDLSFLSHVNQICNQAEISGYTKTIAGSAPGEDVLALERGKIQNKVLKLTATVLALQAQQTKGDNVTARLEEETKKLEKNIALDVAEAGKTATGLKFDANTASADATKVEKDEVLIAKADEVINKSQELAGAGAKGKAEGKNKGDSSSE; translated from the exons ATGAAGTTTTCTCTTATCCTTACTTCccttgctgccgtcgcctCAGCCGCGCCCGGCAACATAGTGCAGAAGCGCGCCAGGGTCTTCACGGACAAGACCTTTGACGAGTTGAGCATCAGCGGCGGCAAAGCCGGTACAGCTAAGGCTGACGCCGAAGCGAAGCTCGCTGGCCTGCCGAAGGACCCAGCGCAACTAGCACTTGTCGATAAGCTTGACCTCAGCTTTCTCAGCCATGTTAATCAAATCTGCAACCAGGCTGAGATTAGCGGCTATACTAAGACAATTGCGGGATCGGCTCCTGGCGAGGATGTTCTCGCTCTTGAG CGCGGCAAGATCCAGAACAAGGTTCTCAAGCTCACAGCTACCGTCCTCGCCTTGCAGGCACAGCAGACGAAAGGCGATAACGTTACGGCGaggctcgaggaggagaccaagaagctcgagaagaacaTTGCCTTGGAcgtcgccgaagccggcaAGACCGCTACGGGTCTCAAGTTCGACGCTAACACCGCCTCCGCGGACGCGACTAAGGTTGAAAAAGACGAAGTGTTGATTGCGAAGGCGGACGAAGTTATTAATAAGTCCCAAGAACTTGCTGGGGCAGGTGCCAAGGGTAAAGCTGAGGGCAAGAACAAGGGTGACAGTAGCAGTGAATAA
- a CDS encoding Benzoate 4-monooxygenase cytochrome p450 — MDGFRDSQPFRRINQPTDRKDFLTKILQHRHTDNLSDVQVAAHSSDFVYKTPKTFLILFAFAQDKGTTRLTTWPLADRHHRIAGSETTATALSCVTYYLQKSPESLHRLREEVRGYFKSFDDIDDASATGLPFLNAVILEGMRMYPPLPFPLPRIVPCDGGTIDGYFVPGGTVVSTNPFASSMSPSNFHDPWIFKPQRWMDLRNKDVLSSSQPFSLGPRSCLGKSLGWLEMRTILAKIHFKYDLELVDPNLDWHAGSEMHTLWQKPQMNIIVRSRSDCDT; from the exons ATGGATGGGTTTAGAGACTCACAACCTTTCAGGAGGATAAACCAACCGACTGACCGCAAGGACTTCCTGACCAAAATTCTTCAACATCGACACACCGACAACCTTTCCGATGTTCAAGTCGCAGCTCATTCATCTGATTTTGTGTATAAAACCCCTAAGACGTTCTTGATTCTGTTCGCTTTCGCTCAGGACAAGGGAACTACACGGTTGACTACTTGGCCGCTTGCTGACAGGCACCATAGGATTGCGGGAAGCGAAACGACTGCCACGGCTCTTTCATGCGTTACTTACTATCTTCAAAAAAGCCCTGAGAGTCTACATCGATTACGTGAGGAAGTCCGTGGCTACTTCAAGTCATTTGATGATATCGACGACGCGTCAGCTACGGGTCTGCCGTTCTTGAACGCTGTAATATTGGAAGGGATGAGAATGTATCCACCTTTGCCATTCCCGCTACCGCGAATTGTTCCTTGTGATGGCGGTACAATTGATGGATACTTCGTTCCCGGAGGT ACTGTGGTATCCACCAATCCATTCGCGTCGTCAATGTCGCCCTCAAACTTCCATGATCCCTGGATTTTCAAGCCCCAAAGATGGATGGATTTGAGAAACAAAGATGTTCTTTCTTCAAGCCAGCCGTTTTCTCTAGGTCCACGAAGCTGCCTTGGTAAAAG CCTCGGTTGGCTAGAAATGCGCACAATACTTGCCAAAATTCACTTCAAATACGACCTGGAATTGGTTGATCCGAACCTTGATTGGCATGCTGGGTCAGAAATGCACACCCTTTGGCAGAAACCTCAGATGAACATCATTGTACGCTCGAGATCAGATTGTGATACTTAG
- a CDS encoding Gibberellin 20-oxidase: MATTNRLTEKIAEEDAALRVVSLEKLMDGDKSHVEHLLKACTELGFFYLDCRRVASGQVMREVQCTSLQATETVLSRGRKTDLRASWNVVPHFFLLIARLTFQKLFEHPISKIADGASFPGPEVIASRLTLLKQAMSTFREISTLLLERLSNALDLDGKLAYQQYHRKEAVCPTALGLLKYTIADHEPEKVGQIAHTDAGSLSIVFTEVAGLQVLKPNEDQWYYIAPKPGHAVVNVGDALRFISGGLLESSLHRIIPHKDEMGRHKYSIVYLLRPEMDAEFTDTEGVIWKGLEWTNKKHAVFRADAEEQALGTYLTGRDGYVGYWDPEKDKESETISVR; encoded by the exons ATGGCTACAACTAACCGTCTCACTGAGAAGATTGCTGAAGAGGATGCCGCTCTACGTGTCGTATCTCTCGAGAAACTAATGGATGGAGACAAGTCACATGTTGAGCATTTGCTAAAAGCCTGCACTGAGCTCGGATTCTTTTACTTAGATTGCCGCAGGGTCGCCTCTGGACAGGTGATGAGAGAAGTCCAAT GTACAAGCCTGCAGGCCACGGAAACGGTCCTATCGAGGGGAAGAAAGACGGATTTGAGGGCCTCATGGAATGTCGTTCCCCATTTCTTTTTGCTAATCGCGAGACTAACATTTCAAAAGCTCTTCGAGCATCCCATCTCCAAGATTGCGGATGGCGCTTCATTTCCTGGTCCAGAAGTCATTGCGTCCCGATTAACACTATTGAAGCAGGCTATGTCGACTTTTAGAGAGATCAGTACTTTGCTTCTAGAACGATTGTCAAACGCCCTCGACTTGGACGGGAAACTGGCATACCAACAATACCACCGGAAAGAGGCCGTTTGCCCAACGGCGCTCGGCCTTCTAAAGTACACCATTGCAGACCACGAACCAGAGAAAGTCGGCCAGATTGCCCACACCGATGCAGGAAGTTTGTCGATTGTTTTTACTGAAGTTGCAGGGTTGCAGGTGTTGAAACCCAACGAAGATCAGTGGTATTACATTGCACCCAAACCTGGCCATGCTGTTGTCAACGTGGGCGACGCACTCCGTTTCATATCTGGCGGGCTTCTGGAATCAAGTCTACATCGGATTATCCCTCACAAAGACGAAATGGGAAGACACAAATACTCTATTGTATATCTACTGCGGCCGGAGATGGATGCCGAGTTTACTGACACTGAAGGTGTTATTTGGAAAGGGTTGGAATGGACGAACAAGAAACACGCCGTGTTCCGAGCCGATGCTGAGGAACAAGCATTAGGGACATACCTGACTGGGAGAGATGGATACGTGGGCTATTGGGATCCTGAAAAAGACAAAGAAAGTGAAACAATCTCAGTGAGATAG
- a CDS encoding Catalyzes late reaction in the cephamycin biosynthetic pathway, with product MNCSNPLGSSRRAKAGVPRHVRTTINYYRDPGDGTEHAPSIAGKRSTFNQPSIDLNTTITDITGSEHKYTLDSHGFQLCSHVSQEKTFDSEERIKQVYYTEVQQLVLKMTGASRLHIFDHTIRRPNPVASHSDEERRPVRQAHIDQSEWASRNQVIRHMGQDATRLLQSRFQIINVWRPIKTIRKDPLAVCDSQSVPDRDILPIKLIYPDWVGEPCTMLPNNDHCWYYKHNQTPEEVMLFKCYESKTDGRARRVPHAAFTDPETVDEEPRQSIEVRVLVFYEDDIDMP from the exons ATGAATTGTTCAAACCCATTGGGTTCAAGCAGAAGAGCCAAGGCAGGAGTCCCTCGTCACGTACGAACTACTATCAACTATTACCGAGACCCAGGCGACGGTACGGAACATGCCCCAAGTATTGCCGGGAAGAGAAGTACATTCAATCAACCCTCTATCGACTTGAATACCACGATTACCGACATTACCGGGAGTGAGCACAAATACACACTAGACAGCCATGGCTTTCAGCTTTGTTCCCACGTAAGCCAGGAGAAGACATTTGACAGTGAGGAACGGATCAAGCAAGTCTACTATACCGAGGTTCAACAACTGGTCTTAAAGAT GACTGGTGCTTCTCGACTGCACATATTTGACCACACAATTCGGCGACCGAACCCTGTTGCCTCCCACTCCGACGAAGAGCGTCGGCCAGTAAGGCAAGCACACATTGATCAGTCTGAATGGGCTTCAAGAAACCAGGTTATCCGACATATGGGGCAAGACGCCACCCGGCTTCTCCAGTCACGCTTCCAGATTATCAATGTTTGGCGCCCCATCAAAACAATTCGCAAAGACCCGCTGGCAGTTTGTGATTCTCAATCAGTCCCTGATAGGGACATTCTTCCCATAAAGCTGATTTACCCAGATTGGGTGGGAGAGCCATGCACGATGCTACCCAACAATGATCATTGTTGGTACTACAAGCATAACCAGACGCCAGAGGAGGTGATGCTCTTCAAATGTTACGAGTCGAAAACAGATGGACGTGCGCGAAGAGTCCCACATGCGGCGTTTACAGACCCCGAGACAGTTGATGAAGAGCCCAGGCAAAGCATAGAAGTTAGGGTGCTGGTTTTCTACGAAGACGATATAGATATGCCATGA
- a CDS encoding Aristolochene synthase translates to MISLQSLASFILPLSTASPKTLAFAESEPKQYNPANGIAGALFKAKIHPREPEISAEVDSFFLDHWPFVNEEARKRFVAAGFSKVTCFYYPHALDDRISLACRLLTLLFLVDDILEDMSLQEGSLYNEKLILLSRGDIVPDRSVPVEWITYDLWNDLRTCDKSLADEILEPVFSFMRAQTDKSRLSIKQLGHYLKYREKDVGKALLSALMRFSMKLHITPAELKSVDNIELNCSRHISVVNDIYSWEKELKASQTGHKEGAALCSSVSVLTSETNLDFAASKRVLWVMCREWELVHRDLVAKRLRSPEPCSQDLQDYMRGLEFQMSGNEAWSEMTPRYHSV, encoded by the exons ATGATATCGCTCCAAAGTTTGGCATCGTTTATTCTTCCTCTAAGCACTGCGTCGCCAAAGACCTTGGCCTTTGCAGAGTCTGAGCCAAAGCAATACAACCCAGCAAACGGGATAGCCGGTGCCCTTTTCAAAGCCAAAATTCACCCTCGAGAACCAGAAATCTCTGCGGAAGTAGACAGTTTCTTTCTTGACCATTGGCCTTTCGTCAATGAAGAAGCAAGAAAGAGATTTGTAGCCGCAGGCTTTTCCAAAGTCACATGCTTTTATTATCCTCATGCGCTGGACGACAGGATTTCTCTCGCATGTCGGCTTCTGACACTTCTATTTCTCGTGGACG ACATACTGGAAGACATGTCACTCCAGGAAGGTTCGTTGTACAATGAAAAGCTGATTCTTCTGTCGAGAGGTGACATTGTTCCGGATCGCTCTGTGCCGGTAGAATGGATCACCTATGACTTGTGGAATGACTTACGGACGTGTGATAAGTCACTTGCAGATGAGATATTGGAGCCTGTATTTTCTTTCATGAGAGCTCAAACGGACAAATCTCGCCTCAGTATCAAGCAATTGGGTCACTACCTCAAATACCGAGAAAAGGATGTTGGGAAAGC ACTTCTTTCTGCTTTGATGCGCTTTAGCATGAAGCTGCATATCACGCCCGCGGAGTTGAAATCAGTAGACAATATCGAGTTGAACTGCTCTAGGCATATCTCGGTTGTCAACGATATATACAGTTGGGAAAAGGAGTTGAAAGCCTCTCAAACAGGCCACAAGGAAGGAGCGGCATTGTGCTCGTCGGTTTCTGTTTTGACTTCAGAGACAAACCTAGATTTTGCAGCATCGAAGCGGGTGTTGTGGGTTATGTGCCGAGAATGGGAATTGGTTCACAGAGACCTTGTGGCAAAAAGATTACGATCGCCTGAGCCATGTAGTCAAGACCTCCAAGATTATATGAGAGGCCTCGAGTTTCAGATGAGCGGTAATGAGGCATGGAGCGAGATGACCCCTAGATACCATTCAGTGTAG
- a CDS encoding O-acetylhomoserine (Thiol)-lyase: MGEPIQDKTLPNGVTQLSVLPEGHDPFQPYKVEQFDTGLKYDTLQVHGGHRPDKETHARAVPIYNSVSFVFTDSAHAKRVCATEEAGYFYSRISNPTVAVFEKRAAALEGATAAVGTASGQAAIFNTIICLAGAGDNVVASINLYGGTYSLFKTLLPRLGITVKWAKQETKEEFARHIDENTKMFFVESIGNPLFLISKAWLMWHTKTISHLWLTTRLVLVARGAGLSSLVADIILHSATKWMGGHGTTVGGVIIDCGTFDWGAAGERFPRMIKKDGPMSFSYWKAFGNISFAMAMRIDILMEVGSILSPASAQQLLIGMETLSLRCERHAKNTLEVARFLESHPRIAWVNYPGLEKNQYHQNAQRYLRNGFGGVLSFGPKGGDVASKMLLNYVKVISHQTNVGDSKTLATHPWNSTHVIMSEKDRREAGITPVSLIRTYSDLSLKDLPANDNLRQAFIRFSVGTEDVRDIIEDLDQALAKLPENIVNTHDEKLEAKVTAAANGIMDTYGGGNGDVDFIDADISLSKSNVPLGRQTAVGNW; the protein is encoded by the exons ATGGGGGAACCAATTCAGGATAAGACACTGCCCAATGGCGTCACTCAGCTCAGTGTCTTGCCAGAGGGACACGATCCTTTCCAGCCTTACAAAGTGGAGCAGTTTGATACTGGTCTGAAATACGACACTCTGCAAGTCCATGGTGGTCATCGGCCCGACAAAGAAACACATGCCCGAGCAGTTCCTATCTATAACAGCGTT TCATTCGTCTTCACCGACAGTGCCCACGCCAAAAGAGTGTGCGCAACTGAGGAAGCTGGATACTTCTACAGCAGGATCTCCAAT CCCACTGTGGCTGTGTTCGAGAAACGAGCCGCCGCTCTGGAAGGAGCCACGGCCGCTGTTGGTACGGCATCTGGCCAAGCAGCAAtcttcaacaccatcatTTGCCTAGCCGGGGCAGGCGACAACGTGGTGGCCTCCATCAATCTGTATGGAGGTACATACAGCCTTTTTAAAACACTGTTGCCTCGACTTGGCATTACTGTGAAGTGGGCCAAGCAAGAAACAAAGGAGGAGTTTGCCAGACACATCGACGAAAACACGAAAATGTTCTTCGTCGAGAGTATTGGCAACCCGC TATTCCTGATCTCCAAGGCCTGGCTGATGTGGCACACGAAAACCATATCCCATTTGTG GTTGACAACACGTTTGGTGCTTGTGGCACGTGGTGCCGGCCTATCGAGTTTGGTGGCAGACATCATCTTACATTCCGCCACAAAATGGATGGGTGGTCACGGAACAACAGTCGGCGGAGTGATCATCGACTGTGGCACTTTTGACTGGGGTGCAGCAGGCGAGAGATTCCCTCGGATGATCAAGAAAGATGGACCAATGAGTTTCTCATACTGGAAAGCCTTTGGAAACATATCTTTCGCCATGGCTATGAGGATTGACATTTTGATGGAGGTGGGCTCGATTCTAAGCCCAGCCTCTGCACAGCAACTTCTCATCGGGATGGAAACGTTGAGTCTGCGGTGCGAACGACATGCAAAAAACACTTTGGAAGTTGCTCGCTTTTTGGAGTCACATCCAAGAATTGCATGGGTAAACTATCCCG GCCTCGAAAAAAACCAATATCACCAAAACGCCCAACGCTATTTGAGAAACGGCTTTGGAGGCGTTCTCTCATTTGGTCCAAAAGGAGGAGATGTGGCCAGCAAAATGCTTTTGAACTACGTTAAGGTTATTTCCCATCAAACCAA TGTTGGCGACTCAAAAACATTGGCTACCCATCCCTGGAACTCAACACATGTTATTATGTCTGAAAAGGACAGGAGAGAAGCAGGAATCACACCCGTGAGTCTCATCAGAACATACAGCGACCTGTCCCTTAAAGACTTGCCAGCTAATGACAATTTACGACAGGCTTTTATCAGATTCTCGGTTGGGACAGAGGACGTAAGAGATATCATCGAAGATCTTGACCAAGCATTGGCCAAGCTTCCGGAGAACATTGTCAACACCCATGATGAGAAGCTGGAGGCTAAAGTCACAGCGGCTGCAAATGGCATTATGGACACTtatggcggcggcaacggggATGTAGACTTTATTGATGCGGATATTTCGCTGTCTAAGTCCAATGTTCCCTTGGGACGTCAAACTGCAGTCGGTAACTGGTAG
- a CDS encoding Cytochrome P450: MGSLHEVEAFILLGLAHLSALNKLALGFTLLTLMLALTALLFTHSQFNNQKLVPNVFVVGGDDAQSIKANRERFRTQAKEMLEEGYNRTGGGFFYVPSPLGERLMIPTKYLEELKTAPIDHVDFVATFIEVSCNHTFPRFRVCFGNINRTDEMFEGKYTTMGSRSTLHPRVVKGQLNHHLAEIMPAVQQEIRDAFCDVFPTCVDWTPIPVVDSLTRIVARVSSCMFGGTELSRNKEWVESSISFAIDGFIAAQKLKGYPEFLKPIVARFIPEIQKIAGHYAAAEAAAIPLLEARRRTGEAAADLLFWMEKQAINEEHDLKFLASILLKVSFAAIHTSAAAPAQLVYDLCERPEYIEPLREEIRSVADCDGFIDKSGFLGMTKMDSFMKESQRFNPLLLITFERVVHRPFTLSSGFTIPAHTTIGIPTQAITMDKLLYPSPETFDPFRFSKLRKEQPEMDGRAQYVSSNSSSLSFGYGRHACPGRFFAAQEIKAIMAFLLQNFDMRFASGQSRPKSIRVETQFLPDPMATVEFRRRQR; encoded by the exons ATGGGTTCTTTGCATGAGGTTGAGGCATTCATCCTGCTTGGCCTAGCTCACCTCAGCGCTCTTAACAAACTGGCTTTGGGCTTTACACTTCTAACTCTCATGTTGGCATTAACTGCGCTTCTGTTCACACACAGTCAATTCAACAATCAGAAACTTGTTCCAAATGTCTTCGTTGTAGGAGGGGATGATGCACAGAGCATCAAGGCAAACCGAGAGCGTTTTCGTACACAAGCCAAAGAAATGCTTGAGGAAGGATACAATAGG ACTGGAGGCGGTTTCTTTTACGTTCCAAGCCCACTCGGGGAGCGGCTCATGATACCGACAAAATACTTAGAGGAGCTGAAAACAGCCCCAATTGATCACGTTGATTTCGTTGCTACTTTCATTGAAGTGAGTTGCAATCATACTTTCCCTCGGTTCCGAGTTTGTTTTGGAAATATTAACAGAACCGACGAGATGTTTGAAGGAAAGTATACAACCATGGGAAGCCGCTCAACTCTGCATCCTCGGGTTGTGAAAGGCCAACTCAATCACCATCTAG CCGAAATCATGCCAGCAGTCCAGCAAGAAATTCGCGACGCTTTCTGCGACGTATTTCCAACTTGTGTAG ACTGGACACCTATTCCAGTTGTGGATTCTCTGACTCGAATTGTGGCAAGAGTGTCCAGCTGCATGTTTGGTGGCACAGAATTGTCCCGTAACAAAGAATGGGTTGAGTCATCTATAAGCTTTGCAATTGATGGCTTCATTGCCGCACAGAAGCTCAAAGGTTACCCTGAGTTTTTAAAGCCGATTGTAGCACGATTTATTCCGGAGATCCAAAAGATCGCAGGACACTATGCCGCTGCCGAAGCAGCAGCTATTCCATTACTTGAGGCACGACGACGCACTGGGGAAGCAGCGGCCGATCTTTTATTTTGGATGGAAAAACAAGCCATAAACGAAGAGCATGATTTGAAGTTTCTGGCTAGCATTCTCCTCAAAGTGAGTTTTGCTGCAATACATACAAGCGCGGCAGCACCTGCTCAGCTGGTTTACGACTTGTGCGAGAGACCTGAGTATATTGAACCGTTGCGGGAAGAAATTCGCAGTGTTGCCGACTGTGATGGGTTCATCGACAAATCTGGGTTCCTTGGCATGACAAAAATGGATAGTTTCATGAAGGAAAGCCAACGATTCAATCCTCTTCTCCTCA TTACTTTCGAGAGAGTTGTCCACCGACCATTCACCCTGTCATCGGGATTTACGATCCCAGCTCACACCACTATTGGTATTCCAACACAGGCAATTACTATGGATAAGTTGCTTTATCCAAGTCCCGAAACCTTTGATCCATTTCGCTTCTCTAAGCTTAGAAAGGAGCAACCAGAAATGGATGGCCGCGCTCAGTACGTTTCGTCAAACTCATCCTCATTAAGCTTCGGATACGGTAGGCACGCTTGTCCAGGACGTTTTTTCGCGGCACAGGAGATCAAAGCCATAATGGCTTTTCTCTTGCAGAATTTCGATATGCGGTTTGCCTCAGGTCAGAGTCGCCCAAAAAGCATACGCGTGGAAACACAGTTTCTTCCGGATCCAATGGCAACAGTGGAATTCAGAAGACGGCAACGATAA
- a CDS encoding NmrA-like family protein: MFATLRTEDRHGEVVCISSTNRPPQPGQNQNHFACDGCRAKKPRRRKVDRTSALDNVEAAKTTVAAQTIITTSAEGFRSEQLLPAAHTQSARGSQIGESLVQAPGFIDSSQSSGSQSCELLPGTSPDFQDLDLPDYMESNTNDFDMDELLDVHGALSEQDAEALEMGSAFATCTSPKDKATTRESSLATSNSSSDDFQWNLIDYSSRKRAGEHQSRQFVSAKKTSSTSLPQRISSTIPFSSYKEAGAHATESPTVTVANAYRHQARKVSPSRTATSLTSAATTCRCVTLTLTLLEKVQSYSKVTSFCTAEKSLHSLKGLISQCRGILNCPECRNPTRVMTFSILLAEKVVGILEDVASVWESTTLACGSDGNAAQIEVYGHAHRWVPISLGQYHIDTVQERCEIFGFLILAQAKNLGSLLDRLRLHAEERRLESQQSSLQPIALRVQELQEALSGMDI, encoded by the exons ATGTTCGCGACTCTTCGCACTGAGGATCGGCACGGAGAGGTCGTATGCATATCGAGCACGAATCGACCTCCGCAACCTGGGCAGAACCAGAATCATTTTGCTTGCGACGGATGTCGAGCAAAGAAA CCTAGACGACGAAAAGTCGACAGAACATCAGCACTTGACAATG TGGAAGCAGCAAAGACAACTGTGGCGGCTCAGACGATCATCACAACATCAGCTGAAGGATTCAGATCTGAACAGTTGTTGCCAGCTGCACATACACAATCAGCCAGAGGATCCCAGATCGGAGAATCCTTAGTCCAAGCACCTGGATTCATCGACTCGAGCCAATCATCCGGCTCCCAATCATGCGAGCTGCTGCCCGGCACAAGTCCTGATTTCCAAGATTTGGACTTACCAGACTACATGGAGTCAAACACGAACGATTTTGATATGGATGAGCTGCTTGATGTCCATGGGGCTTTATCGGAGCAAGATGCAGAAGCTCTTGAGATGGGTAGTGCCTTTGCGACCTGCACATCTCCCAAAGACAAAGCAACCACGCGCGAGAGTAGTCTCGCCACAAGCAATTCGTCGTCAG ATGACTTCCAATGGAATTTAATTGATTATTCCTCTAGAAAGCGAGCTGGCGAGCACCAATCTCGGCAGTTCGTCTCCGCAAAGAAGACGTCGTCTACCAGTTTACCACAACGAATCAGCTCAACAATTCCATTTTCATCTTACAAAGAGGCGGGCGCACATGCTACAGAATCCCCGACTGTCACTGTGGCGAATGCATACCGTCACCAGGCACGAAAAGTGTCACCTTCTAGGACTGCAACAAGTCTGACAAGCGCAGCAACGACGTGTCGCTGCGTAACTCTCACCCTGACACTTTTGGAAAAAGTACAGAGTTATAGCAAGGTCACCAGCTTCTGTACGGCAGAAAAGTCACTGCACTCACTTAAAGGATTAATATCACAGTGTCGAGGAATATTGAATTGCCCAGAATGTCGAAATCCCACAAGGGTAATGACATTCTCTATCCTATTGGCAGAGAAGGTTGTTGGAATACTGGAAGATGTAGCCTCGGTCTGGGAGTCAACCACGTTGGCTTGCGGCTCAGATGGAAACGCAGCGCAGATCGAGGTGTATGGCCATGCACACCGTTGGGTCCCGATTTCTCTTGGTCAGTATCATATCGACACTGTCCAGGAGCGGTGCGAAATATTCGGTTTCTTGATCCTGGCCCAGGCGAAAAACCTCGGTAGCTTACTGGATCGTCTGAGGCTCCATGCAGAGGAGAGGAGATTGGAATCGCAACAGAGCTCCCTTCAGCCGATCGCCTTAAGGGTCCAGGAATTGCAAGAAGCACTGAGTGGGATGGATATTTAG